The following proteins are encoded in a genomic region of Dioscorea cayenensis subsp. rotundata cultivar TDr96_F1 chromosome 8, TDr96_F1_v2_PseudoChromosome.rev07_lg8_w22 25.fasta, whole genome shotgun sequence:
- the LOC120266450 gene encoding patatin-like protein 3 → MAALMEPNWDVDKLSYEIFSILESKFLFSPSPPTTPAKPPKAGRVRILSIDATGDAILAAACLSRLEASLRKQSGITSARISDFFDLAAGSGAGGFLAALLFTPRPGGAPPLSAEDALRLLSKTRGKISGRRGVLSGIFRRSVGGVFKRVFGDATIRDSVKPVLIPCYDLNTGAVLMFSRADATEAVGFDFRFRDVCAATCAGWGKRVAVKSVNGMTRIEAIGGAVAMVNPAAAAVTHVLNNGIEFPLANGVEDLLVISIGGVEVGNGVSGVVAPPSPGELVEIAGKGDADMIDQSLAMAFGHCRTSNYVRIQANNLLSPTRIQKSKGKGKTNETEILMKMAEDVLNQRNIESILFRGRKVSDQTNAEKLDFFSQELFKEHQRRMKNNNNNNNNNNNNTDPSSLVTRPSSATTSITSP, encoded by the exons ATGGCGGCTTTGATGGAACCCAACTGGGATGTAGACAAGCTTAGCTATGAGATCTTCTCCATTCTCGAAAGCAAGTTCCTCTTCTCACCCTCCCCACCGACTACACCAGCAAAGCCGCCGAAAGCCGGAAGAGTTCGGATCCTCTCCATCGACGCCACCGGAGACGCGATCCTCGCCGCAGCGTGTCTCTCCCGACTAGAAGCTTCGCTCCGGAAGCAATCCGGTATCACCTCCGCCCGCATCTCCGATTTCTTCGACCTCGCAGCCGGATCCGGCGCCGGGGGCTTCCTCGCCGCGCTGCTCTTCACCCCTCGCCCCGGCGGAGCTCCTCCTCTCTCCGCTGAAGACGCTCTCCGTCTTCTCTCCAAAACCAGAGGTAAGATCTCGGGGCGAAGAGGGGTTTTATCTGGAATTTTCCGGCGATCGGTGGGAGGGGTTTTCAAGCGGGTGTTCGGCGATGCGACGATTAGGGATTCGGTGAAGCCGGTGTTGATCCCGTGCTATGATTTGAACACCGGCGCGGTGTTGATGTTCTCGAGGGCTGATGCGACGGAGGCGGTGGGGTTTGATTTTAGGTTTAGGGATGTGTGTGCGGCGACGTGCGCGGGATGGGGGAAGAGGGTGGCGGTGAAGTCGGTGAATGGGATGACGAGGATTGAGGCAATCGGAGGTGCGGTGGCGATGGTGAAtccggcggcggcggcggtgaCCCATGTGTTGAATAATGGGATTGAGTTCCCGCTTGCGAATGGGGTTGAGGATCTTCTTGTTATCTCTATTGGGGGTGTGGAGGTTGGTAATGGGGTTTCCGGCGTGGTGGCGCCGCCGTCGCCGGGGGAGCTCGTTGAGATCGCCGGCAAGGGAGATGCCGATATG ATCGATCAATCTCTCGCCATGGCGTTCGGACATTGCAGGACAAGCAACTACGTCCGCATTCAG GCTAATAATTTACTAAGCCCCACAAGGATTCAGAAATCAAAAGGCAAAGGCAAGACCAATGAAACAGAGATCCTGATGAAGATGGCAGAGGATGTGTTGAATCAAAGGAATATAGAATCAATCCTGTTCAGAGGTAGGAAAGTATCAGACCAAACAAATGCTGaaaagttggattttttttcacAAGAATTATTCAAAGAGCAtcaaagaaggatgaaaaacaacaacaacaacaacaacaacaacaacaacaacactgATCCTTCTTCTCTAGTCACTAGACCTTCATCTGCCACAACATCAATCACATCTCcatga